In Acetobacteroides hydrogenigenes, the DNA window TCCAACGACGGCTTTGCCTACCAGGTTAGCGCGCTCAAAACCTCGGGTAAGCTGCGATTGGAGCTTTCGAATACGCTCTATCAGGATACCTACAACCCTTCGTATCTGGGCTACCTCGATCAGAACAACCGCATTATCAACTTTGGGAGGGTGGAATATATCTCCTACGATCGAAGTAAGCACACCAAGTTTCGTAGGCTCTCGTTCTTCTTTACCAACGAGCTGCTGTACAAGCCTACCCGTTACTCGCGCAACGAGTTTACCATTTCGGGCGGGATGACCTTCCACAACGAGTTCCACTTCGATCTGGAAACATCGGTAACGCCAGGGGTAAAGTACGACTACTTCGAGCCTCGTCAGCTAGGTTACAAGTATGCAGAACCGCGTGCCATATGGGCAGGCTTCAACTTCAACACCGACACCCGAAAACGGCTGTCGATTAGCCGAATGCTTATTGGCTATTGGATTGCAGAAAAATACAACAAGAGCGCATTCTACCTACAGATGAATCCAAGCGTGCGGTTTAACGATAGGTTGGCTACCACCATTGGCTTCTTTGGCATTTTCAACGAAAACGCCATAGGCTATGCCGAAAACGATGCAACATCCGGTGTGCCCGTATTCGGAAGGCGCGATATAAAGAACTACGAGCAGTCGGCTGAGCTGAACTATATTTTGTCGAAGAACGCATTTGCCAACATCCGCGCCCGCTACAACTGGACAAGCGTGCACTATAAGCAGTTCTACCATCTTAAGAATGATGGTTGGGTAGAAGGAGTTGCCTTTTTGCAGAACAGGGATATTAACTACACGGCTGCTAGCCTCGAGGCTAGCTTTGCTTGGACTTTTGCTCCCGGTAGCCAGCTCTCGCTGCTGTACCGCAAGAGCTTCGATGACTATCGAATGATGGAACCTATTTCCTACTCCGATAATATCCGAAGAATGGGAGATATGCCGCAGCGCGATCTGATATCGGCTAGGCTTATATACTACTGGGGGTATTAGAAAAGATAGCTTTGAAAAAGTCAACTATGTTGTTGTTTCCTTGTTTAGTTGAGTAAGCATATACATTATGTTTCGTATGTAATTGGAATATGCTTTATTCAGCTGCAAAGGAAGGGATACTGTGAAGGATTCCTTCCTTTAACCGTTTATGGAGGTGACGAAACAAAATTTTACGGCGATGTCGTTTGCTAGGCTACTTGTAAGCGGTATTGATGACAAAGCATCGTAGTACTTAGTGCAATAAAATTAGGAGTAGTACCAGAAACCTATGCTGTTGCAGCATAGGCTTTGCAACGTAAGGGAGGGTGCTGGGCTTTAGGTTGAATGCTGTTCTTCGAAATGCCAATTGCTTAAGCCACATTCCTTCCACGAAGTGGGAATAAATTCCCCATTTGTTAAAAGAACACTTGTCACGATTCCTTTTAGAGGGTACTCGCTTAGCGTTTTAGGGTTTGGCACGCTATTGGAGGATTAGTAGTGCATCGTTGTAATTGTAAATTTTTTTAAATCGAAGCTATGAGAGGAAAGGCGATTCTTGTGTGGGCTGCACTTATAGCAGCATTGTTGTTAGCATCGTGCAGTAAAAATGATGATGTTACTTCGAACGAAAATGAAGTTTCGGAGACAGCCGTTAAAGCTGCTTTCACTTCGCAATTCCCAACAGCTGCTAACGTAAGCTGGGGAGAGGTTGATGGTTTCAAGGTAGCTTCCTTTACCCTAAAGTCTACAACAAAGAGCACTACCAGTGGTACCCATAAGTGCTCTGCTTGGTATAAGGGTAACGGTAAGTGGGAAATGACTGAAATAGAGTACAGCTCCGATCAGCTGCCCGACACCATACGCAAGGCGTATACGGCAACTGAGTATGGTGATGGCTCGTGGACAATCGTAAAGATCGTAAAGCTTAAAAAGGCGGATGGCACCGAGCGGTTTAAGTTCGAACTTTCGAAGACGGGTAAGAACAACGTGTTCCTATACTTTGATGCAACCGGCAAGCTGCTAAAGGTAAAGGAAAAGAACCGCAACTACCCCGATTGCAACAACTACCCCAACGTGCTACCCGATACGCTTAAAGCGGTAATCCTAAAGATGTACCCTTCGGCTGAGATTTCAGAGGTAATGCAAGGCCCATGGGGCTACTGGGTAGAGGTTAAGGATGGAGCCAATATCCACAACCTGTTCTTCAATAGAAAGTACGAGCTGATGATGACCATGAGCCAGCTTGGCTTCGAAGGGCTACCTCAGGCTGTTCAGGAGGCCGTTAAGGCGAGCAACTACGCAACATGGACGGTTGTGAGCGTGCGCGGATTCTCGATGTCGGGAATGCAAACCGTGTACATGCTTATGCTGAAGAACGATCAGGATTATAAGATGTTATTGTACACTGCTGATGGTAAGTTTTTTAATGGATACAGCAATTTTGGATACTAACAAGATCTGTAACCCTTAAAGCTAGGAGCCAATGCGTAGAGCATTGGCTCTTTTGTTTTGGGGCATACCTTAGCGCCTATTTTGCAGTACGCTCCAACGGAGTTCCGTTAGGCAGATCGTGCTGCTGGAATTATTTTGCCGGGCTGCTCATGGTATCAACAGCTGTTTTTAGCTCGTAAAGAGGCATACGGCTGCCCAAAAACATACTTTTTGTGTGTTAGCGTGTTAGCGCGGCAGCTATATTTGTCCCCGATGAATAGAATCCGTCAAGCATACCGTCCTACCCTTTGGTTTAAGCGCTGGTCGCGCCGTGCCGATGCTGCATTTATGAGCCTCGGTAAGGTGGTGCACATCGGCTGCCTAAAGGTGGACATCTGCCGCATGGC includes these proteins:
- a CDS encoding PepSY-like domain-containing protein — its product is MRGKAILVWAALIAALLLASCSKNDDVTSNENEVSETAVKAAFTSQFPTAANVSWGEVDGFKVASFTLKSTTKSTTSGTHKCSAWYKGNGKWEMTEIEYSSDQLPDTIRKAYTATEYGDGSWTIVKIVKLKKADGTERFKFELSKTGKNNVFLYFDATGKLLKVKEKNRNYPDCNNYPNVLPDTLKAVILKMYPSAEISEVMQGPWGYWVEVKDGANIHNLFFNRKYELMMTMSQLGFEGLPQAVQEAVKASNYATWTVVSVRGFSMSGMQTVYMLMLKNDQDYKMLLYTADGKFFNGYSNFGY